A genomic stretch from Shewanella sediminis HAW-EB3 includes:
- the murI gene encoding glutamate racemase yields MSGPILVFDSGIGGLSIFDEIRQVLPDKQYCYLFDNARLPYGELDEQVLISGCKALITSIVKMIDASLIVIACNTASTLVLPALREVLNIPVVGVVPAIKPAAALSRNKHIGVLATPGTIRRPYTHELIEQFGGDCKVELYGSSELVILSERKAAGIDIIQADIAKILNPIKCSGLDTLVLGCTHFPMLKVEIQDYLGENVLLLDSAKAVAARVISLCLQLDEKNRNRNNSKDEVSGSESKEMIALYTSEEISDGLKNTLAKIGFSNIEKVQTG; encoded by the coding sequence TTGTCAGGACCAATACTTGTTTTTGATTCAGGAATAGGTGGCTTATCTATTTTCGACGAGATTAGGCAAGTACTACCTGATAAACAATATTGCTACCTTTTCGATAATGCCCGCCTGCCATACGGCGAGTTGGACGAGCAGGTATTGATAAGTGGCTGCAAGGCTCTTATCACTTCTATTGTTAAAATGATCGATGCGTCCTTAATTGTGATTGCCTGTAATACGGCGAGCACCTTAGTTTTACCAGCACTGAGAGAAGTGCTGAACATTCCGGTTGTCGGAGTGGTGCCCGCAATAAAACCCGCTGCAGCATTATCACGAAATAAGCATATTGGTGTACTGGCAACTCCGGGAACGATAAGACGACCCTATACTCACGAATTGATAGAACAGTTTGGTGGTGATTGTAAGGTTGAACTATATGGTTCTTCTGAACTGGTTATATTGTCGGAGAGAAAAGCTGCCGGCATCGACATCATACAAGCGGATATCGCTAAAATATTAAACCCTATTAAATGCAGTGGACTCGACACACTTGTTTTAGGCTGCACTCACTTCCCTATGCTCAAAGTCGAGATACAAGACTATCTGGGTGAAAATGTATTATTACTGGATTCTGCCAAGGCGGTGGCGGCAAGGGTAATAAGCCTATGTTTACAATTGGACGAAAAGAACCGTAATCGAAATAATTCTAAGGATGAAGTGAGTGGTTCGGAGTCAAAGGAGATGATAGCGCTGTATACGTCTGAGGAGATAAGCGATGGGCTTAAAAACACATTAGCCAAAATTGGGTTTTCAAATATTGAAAAGGTCCAAACTGGCTAA